The proteins below come from a single Lepeophtheirus salmonis chromosome 4, UVic_Lsal_1.4, whole genome shotgun sequence genomic window:
- the Atg1 gene encoding serine/threonine-protein kinase unc-51 isoform X1: MYSHNSKIGSIGNYEYNSKDLIGHGAFAVVYKGRVKKNPSQTVAIKAITKKNLAKSRNLLGTEIVILKKLTELNHENVVALIDYKETPNHIYLVMEYCNGGDLADYLLEKGTLSESTIILFLIQIAGAMQAMVSKNIVHRDLKPQNILLSNDGKSKTPSPQDIRLKIADFGFARFLDDGVMAGTLCGSPMYMAPEVIMSCKYDSKADLWSIGTIVFQCLTGRAPFQRQTPQALKYYYEKNARLAPKIPEGTSPQLADLLLGLLKRDSADRMDFDTFFHHRFIRPQNNIKRKTSSMSIPSLELEEDSGGSMLPPSPINAEITSPPQQQNSAFDAATLLDSEHNVCRVNNKKRKDSVEDEGSKSPSVDDFVIVPANLAMDSADQHSRNRAPTVSSKPKKNLARAASSPLTEPIPVPSQKAAYQHIQQCIVRSRTKSGDSLSSASGGSNLGPLPEDGVVSEPNKNTSKETCPTQEKRTRKVSTGSVADIRQMSPPTVQFTMGTPPLGHRRRTSSSSSTGGPGTCTPPQQHPWTTPTSSPIRKSPSGNISGLPPILGSPVASINQENLTVDNAPRVQENIATAVAVIGSNDTSVRRRSSDIIGRNVVLNYGNGNLYPSFHRSSSLMNLTRRSSFNSCNKENNSPGDFFPDGYPVLPPPDLSEDTLLSPEHTEILNKLRFISVLTDTIIDVARGKAAPLSALTESVVTRNYSETNNNNNSNNNYNKAWLDSNLPHHRRLQQLLLYMRCLQHISITLDFSKSELTSKKLKPSTSVKNILATLNERFRHCLSMTRMLNSENLLSECGLDSQTTEITADRLLYSHAIEQCQAAALDELFGNPEECFQRYQGAHVLLHALQFQTQSDEEKFCLNRYKDAVEKRLHILEEQGFIQAYTTSI, translated from the exons aaTCCAAGTCAAACCGTGGCCATCAAAGCCATTACCAAGAAGAACCTAGCCAAATCTCGAAATCTTCTTGGTACAGAAATTGTGATATTAAAG aaactcACGGAACTTAATCATGAAAACGTAGTTGCTTTAATTGACTATAAG GAAACTCCAAATCACATCTATCTGGTCATGGAG TATTGTAATGGAGGTGACTTAGCTGATTATCTTTTAG aAAAAGGAACACTGAGTGAAAGtacaatcatattatttttgatacaaatag CTGGTGCAATGCAGGCAATGGTGAGCAAAAACATAGTTCATAGGGATCTTAAGCCACAAAATATACTATTAAGTAATGATGGAAAATCCAAAACCCCCTCTCCTCAAGATATAAGATTGAAAATTGCAGATTTCGGTTTTGCTCGATTTCTAGATGATGGAGTCATGGCAGGCACTCTCTGCGGTTCTCCTATGTATATG gccCCTGAAGTTATTATGTCATGCAAATATGATTCTAAAGCAGACTTGTGGAGTATAGGAACTATAGTCTTTCAGTGTTTAACGGGTAGGGCACCTTTTCAACGCCAAACTCCTCAAGCGCTCAAGTATTATTATGAGAAGAATGCACGATTAGCTCCTAAAATCCCCGAAGGAACTTCACCACAGCTGGCAGATCTTTTATTAGGTCTGCTCAAAAGAGATTCCGCTGACAGAATggattttgatacttttttccatCATCGATTCATTCGTCCTCAAAACAATATCAAGAGAAAAACGTCATCCATGAGTATTCCTTCATTGGAATTAGAGGAAGACTCGGGTGGATCCATGCTTCCTCCCTCTCCCATAAATGCAGAAATTACTTCTCCTCCACAGCAACAAAATTCTGCGTTTGATGCTGCTACCCTCTTGGATAGTGAGCATAATGTGTGTCGAGTTAACAATAAAAAGCGAAAAGACTCTGTTGAAGATGAAGGCAGTAAGTCTCCTTCCGTTGATGACTTTGTTATAGTCCCTGCAAATTTAGCAATGGATTCTGCCGATCAACATAGTAGAAACAGAGCTCCAACTGTTAGTAGTAAACCCAAAAAGAATCTTGCTCGAGCTGCTTCCTCTCCTCTAACAGAGCCAATCCCTGTGCCTAGTCAAAAGGCAGCTTATCAACACATCCAACAGTGCATAGTGCGATCTCGGACAAAAAGTGGAGACTCATTGTCATCTGCCTCAGGAGGGTCAAATTTAGGGCCTCTTCCTGAAGATGGAGTCGTGTCTGAGCCTAATAAGAACACTTCTAAGGAAACATGTCCAAcacaagaaaaaagaacaaggaAAGTGTCTACAGGAAGCGTTGCAGATATTCGACAAATGTCTCCTCCAACAGTTCAGTTTACTATGGGTACGCCACCTTTGGGACATCGTCGGAGAACTAGTTCAAGTTCTAGCACAGGTGGACCTGGAACATGCACACCACCTCAACAGCACCCCTGGACAACACCTACTTCCTCTCCTATTAGAAAATCTCCGAGTGGAAATATTTCTGGACTCCCACCCATACTAGGCTCTCCAGTAGCTTCCATTAATCAGGAAAACTTGACAGTTGATAATGCTCCAAGAGTTCAAGAAAACATAGCGACAGCTGTAGCTGTCATTGGAAGTAACGACACCTCTGTTCGCCGCCGCTCCTCAGATATTATCGGCCGAAATGTGGTCTTAAATTATGGAAATGGAAATCTCTATCCTTCTTTCCATAGATCAA GTTCACTCATGAATCTTACACGACGCTCCTCCTTTAATTCttgtaataaagaaaataattctccTGGAGATTTTTTCCCAGATGGATATCCAGTACTTCCACCCCCTGATTTATCTGAAGATACACTCTTATCTCCTGAGCACACAGAGATTCTAAACAAGCTCCGTTTTATCTCTGTTCTTACTGACACAATCATTGATGTTGCTAGAGGGAAGGCTGCCCCTCTTTCCGCACTCACTGAGTCCGTAGTCACTCGAAACTACTCTGAaaccaataacaataataatagtaacaatAATTACAACAAAGCTTGGTTAGACTCCAATTTACCACATCATAGAAGACTCCAGCAATTGTTACTCTACATGAGATGCCTTCAACACATTTCCATAACTTTGGATTTCTCCAAGTCAGAATTAACATCCAAGAAGTTAAAACCATCAACATCTGTTAAAAACA TTTTGGCTACATTAAACGAAAGATTTCGTCACTGCCTATCAATGACGAGGATGctaaattcagaaaatttacTCTCGGAATGTGGGCTGGATTCTCAAACGACTGAAATCACCGCAGATAGGCTTTTGTATTCACATGCAATTGAGCAATGTCAAGCTGCAGCGTTGGATGAGCTTTTTGGGAATCCTGAAGAGTGCTTTCAG cgtTATCAAGGAGCACATGTTTTATTGCATGCACTTCAATTTCAAACACAATCGGATGAGGAAAAATTTTGCTTAAATCGTtataaagatgctgttgaaaaAAGACTTCATATCCTGGAAGAGCAAGGATTTATACAAGCATACACGACTTCAATATAA
- the Atg1 gene encoding serine/threonine-protein kinase unc-51 isoform X2: MVDIVSSSQEVIGHGAFSIVYKAKLKKNPSQTVAIKAITKKNLAKSRNLLGTEIVILKKLTELNHENVVALIDYKETPNHIYLVMEYCNGGDLADYLLEKGTLSESTIILFLIQIAGAMQAMVSKNIVHRDLKPQNILLSNDGKSKTPSPQDIRLKIADFGFARFLDDGVMAGTLCGSPMYMAPEVIMSCKYDSKADLWSIGTIVFQCLTGRAPFQRQTPQALKYYYEKNARLAPKIPEGTSPQLADLLLGLLKRDSADRMDFDTFFHHRFIRPQNNIKRKTSSMSIPSLELEEDSGGSMLPPSPINAEITSPPQQQNSAFDAATLLDSEHNVCRVNNKKRKDSVEDEGSKSPSVDDFVIVPANLAMDSADQHSRNRAPTVSSKPKKNLARAASSPLTEPIPVPSQKAAYQHIQQCIVRSRTKSGDSLSSASGGSNLGPLPEDGVVSEPNKNTSKETCPTQEKRTRKVSTGSVADIRQMSPPTVQFTMGTPPLGHRRRTSSSSSTGGPGTCTPPQQHPWTTPTSSPIRKSPSGNISGLPPILGSPVASINQENLTVDNAPRVQENIATAVAVIGSNDTSVRRRSSDIIGRNVVLNYGNGNLYPSFHRSSSLMNLTRRSSFNSCNKENNSPGDFFPDGYPVLPPPDLSEDTLLSPEHTEILNKLRFISVLTDTIIDVARGKAAPLSALTESVVTRNYSETNNNNNSNNNYNKAWLDSNLPHHRRLQQLLLYMRCLQHISITLDFSKSELTSKKLKPSTSVKNILATLNERFRHCLSMTRMLNSENLLSECGLDSQTTEITADRLLYSHAIEQCQAAALDELFGNPEECFQRYQGAHVLLHALQFQTQSDEEKFCLNRYKDAVEKRLHILEEQGFIQAYTTSI, encoded by the exons ATGGTGGACATAGTGAGCAGTTCGCAGGAAGTGATTGGGCATGGTGCCTTTTCCATCGTATATAaagccaaattaaaaaaa aaTCCAAGTCAAACCGTGGCCATCAAAGCCATTACCAAGAAGAACCTAGCCAAATCTCGAAATCTTCTTGGTACAGAAATTGTGATATTAAAG aaactcACGGAACTTAATCATGAAAACGTAGTTGCTTTAATTGACTATAAG GAAACTCCAAATCACATCTATCTGGTCATGGAG TATTGTAATGGAGGTGACTTAGCTGATTATCTTTTAG aAAAAGGAACACTGAGTGAAAGtacaatcatattatttttgatacaaatag CTGGTGCAATGCAGGCAATGGTGAGCAAAAACATAGTTCATAGGGATCTTAAGCCACAAAATATACTATTAAGTAATGATGGAAAATCCAAAACCCCCTCTCCTCAAGATATAAGATTGAAAATTGCAGATTTCGGTTTTGCTCGATTTCTAGATGATGGAGTCATGGCAGGCACTCTCTGCGGTTCTCCTATGTATATG gccCCTGAAGTTATTATGTCATGCAAATATGATTCTAAAGCAGACTTGTGGAGTATAGGAACTATAGTCTTTCAGTGTTTAACGGGTAGGGCACCTTTTCAACGCCAAACTCCTCAAGCGCTCAAGTATTATTATGAGAAGAATGCACGATTAGCTCCTAAAATCCCCGAAGGAACTTCACCACAGCTGGCAGATCTTTTATTAGGTCTGCTCAAAAGAGATTCCGCTGACAGAATggattttgatacttttttccatCATCGATTCATTCGTCCTCAAAACAATATCAAGAGAAAAACGTCATCCATGAGTATTCCTTCATTGGAATTAGAGGAAGACTCGGGTGGATCCATGCTTCCTCCCTCTCCCATAAATGCAGAAATTACTTCTCCTCCACAGCAACAAAATTCTGCGTTTGATGCTGCTACCCTCTTGGATAGTGAGCATAATGTGTGTCGAGTTAACAATAAAAAGCGAAAAGACTCTGTTGAAGATGAAGGCAGTAAGTCTCCTTCCGTTGATGACTTTGTTATAGTCCCTGCAAATTTAGCAATGGATTCTGCCGATCAACATAGTAGAAACAGAGCTCCAACTGTTAGTAGTAAACCCAAAAAGAATCTTGCTCGAGCTGCTTCCTCTCCTCTAACAGAGCCAATCCCTGTGCCTAGTCAAAAGGCAGCTTATCAACACATCCAACAGTGCATAGTGCGATCTCGGACAAAAAGTGGAGACTCATTGTCATCTGCCTCAGGAGGGTCAAATTTAGGGCCTCTTCCTGAAGATGGAGTCGTGTCTGAGCCTAATAAGAACACTTCTAAGGAAACATGTCCAAcacaagaaaaaagaacaaggaAAGTGTCTACAGGAAGCGTTGCAGATATTCGACAAATGTCTCCTCCAACAGTTCAGTTTACTATGGGTACGCCACCTTTGGGACATCGTCGGAGAACTAGTTCAAGTTCTAGCACAGGTGGACCTGGAACATGCACACCACCTCAACAGCACCCCTGGACAACACCTACTTCCTCTCCTATTAGAAAATCTCCGAGTGGAAATATTTCTGGACTCCCACCCATACTAGGCTCTCCAGTAGCTTCCATTAATCAGGAAAACTTGACAGTTGATAATGCTCCAAGAGTTCAAGAAAACATAGCGACAGCTGTAGCTGTCATTGGAAGTAACGACACCTCTGTTCGCCGCCGCTCCTCAGATATTATCGGCCGAAATGTGGTCTTAAATTATGGAAATGGAAATCTCTATCCTTCTTTCCATAGATCAA GTTCACTCATGAATCTTACACGACGCTCCTCCTTTAATTCttgtaataaagaaaataattctccTGGAGATTTTTTCCCAGATGGATATCCAGTACTTCCACCCCCTGATTTATCTGAAGATACACTCTTATCTCCTGAGCACACAGAGATTCTAAACAAGCTCCGTTTTATCTCTGTTCTTACTGACACAATCATTGATGTTGCTAGAGGGAAGGCTGCCCCTCTTTCCGCACTCACTGAGTCCGTAGTCACTCGAAACTACTCTGAaaccaataacaataataatagtaacaatAATTACAACAAAGCTTGGTTAGACTCCAATTTACCACATCATAGAAGACTCCAGCAATTGTTACTCTACATGAGATGCCTTCAACACATTTCCATAACTTTGGATTTCTCCAAGTCAGAATTAACATCCAAGAAGTTAAAACCATCAACATCTGTTAAAAACA TTTTGGCTACATTAAACGAAAGATTTCGTCACTGCCTATCAATGACGAGGATGctaaattcagaaaatttacTCTCGGAATGTGGGCTGGATTCTCAAACGACTGAAATCACCGCAGATAGGCTTTTGTATTCACATGCAATTGAGCAATGTCAAGCTGCAGCGTTGGATGAGCTTTTTGGGAATCCTGAAGAGTGCTTTCAG cgtTATCAAGGAGCACATGTTTTATTGCATGCACTTCAATTTCAAACACAATCGGATGAGGAAAAATTTTGCTTAAATCGTtataaagatgctgttgaaaaAAGACTTCATATCCTGGAAGAGCAAGGATTTATACAAGCATACACGACTTCAATATAA